From a single Paenibacillus sp. FSL R5-0345 genomic region:
- a CDS encoding GH36-type glycosyl hydrolase domain-containing protein, protein MRADPHEHTDPKDYYIFRDEEKEVEFKRPDMPTPWMNYLSNGTFHTMLSHAGGGVAFYKSPQIWRITRYRFFHLPMDRSGPYIYIQNAETGRYWCPTSEPATDKPEMWKSSHGMGYTRFEASQGSIAAQTVYFVGPYENSLIWNLTLTNQGNTPQELKVYAYAEFGMLEFMRELQWQCYNKHQVSVQYHEAEALVYRYGVENQPKPEETPLVYLTADMPLAGYDGDREEFIGCYRSESNPAAIENGGCTNSTLMGGDPCGALQFNLTLQPGESRTINVFLGTAADEQAIVRAVAHSREAGFVEASFRALKENWADYLGAWESSLPDKDAERMINIWNPYQAHRNFLFSRNISFYATGTFRGVGYRDTAQDILAVVPFDTELAFDKLKLLLGQQYRDGHVNHYFFPNEGWDPVTSIHSDDHLWTALAAWDLLAETGDAAFLKTRVPYYDGGEGTVYAHLKAAIDFTVSKLGQSGFPLMLRSDWNDQLFRVCREGRGESIWTSMQLGTVLLRMTDLAVFAGHPEDVAQYEAMYETQRKLVNSIGWDGSWFRRAIMDDGRFLGSDEHDEAKIWLNAQTWATMSGMADQDKGLKAMDSVRKMLDTELGIKKIHPSITTFPDPADPLTNYNKGTGENGAVFCHANTWAIIAECMLGRGDLAYKYYRQLLPNVAMDKAGLWRYKAEPYVYASNLFGPESDKFGLANVSWLTGTAAWMYIAATQYIIGVKPVLEGLSVDPCIPANWEGFTVKRRFRGCVYDITVTNVSKVCKGVKVITVDGEQVEGNVLPPYPGRSSVKVEVIL, encoded by the coding sequence GTGAGAGCTGATCCCCATGAACATACCGATCCCAAGGATTATTATATCTTCAGGGACGAGGAGAAGGAGGTGGAATTCAAACGGCCGGATATGCCGACGCCGTGGATGAACTACCTGTCGAACGGTACCTTCCACACGATGCTGTCGCATGCGGGCGGCGGTGTGGCCTTTTACAAGTCGCCCCAGATCTGGCGCATTACGCGCTACCGTTTCTTCCATCTGCCGATGGACCGTTCAGGCCCTTATATTTATATACAAAATGCGGAAACAGGCCGCTACTGGTGCCCGACCAGCGAACCTGCCACAGATAAACCGGAGATGTGGAAGAGTTCCCACGGCATGGGATATACCCGGTTCGAGGCAAGTCAGGGGAGCATAGCAGCCCAAACGGTGTATTTTGTCGGGCCTTATGAAAATTCACTGATCTGGAATCTGACCTTGACCAATCAAGGCAATACTCCGCAAGAGCTCAAGGTCTATGCCTACGCCGAATTCGGTATGCTGGAATTTATGCGTGAGCTGCAGTGGCAGTGCTACAACAAACATCAGGTTTCGGTGCAGTACCATGAAGCGGAGGCGCTGGTGTACCGGTATGGCGTCGAGAACCAGCCCAAACCGGAGGAGACACCGCTTGTCTATCTGACAGCGGATATGCCGCTTGCCGGTTATGACGGTGATCGCGAGGAATTCATTGGCTGTTACCGCAGCGAATCCAATCCGGCGGCAATTGAAAACGGGGGCTGCACCAACTCCACCCTGATGGGCGGCGACCCGTGCGGTGCGCTGCAGTTTAACCTGACGCTGCAGCCAGGGGAAAGTCGCACGATAAATGTCTTTCTCGGTACTGCAGCGGATGAGCAGGCGATTGTGAGGGCAGTCGCTCACTCCCGGGAAGCGGGATTCGTAGAAGCCTCCTTCCGGGCGCTGAAAGAAAATTGGGCGGATTACCTGGGTGCGTGGGAGAGCAGTCTGCCGGATAAGGATGCCGAGCGGATGATTAACATTTGGAATCCATACCAGGCGCACCGTAACTTTCTGTTTTCGCGCAACATTTCCTTTTATGCCACGGGCACGTTCAGAGGTGTCGGCTACCGGGATACCGCGCAGGATATTTTGGCGGTCGTGCCCTTTGATACGGAGCTTGCCTTTGACAAGCTGAAGCTGTTGCTCGGCCAGCAGTACAGGGACGGGCATGTGAATCACTACTTCTTTCCGAACGAAGGCTGGGACCCGGTAACGAGCATCCATTCCGATGATCATTTGTGGACTGCGCTGGCGGCATGGGATCTTCTGGCGGAAACCGGAGATGCCGCTTTTCTGAAGACCAGGGTACCTTATTATGACGGCGGTGAGGGAACGGTGTATGCGCATCTGAAGGCGGCGATTGATTTTACCGTGTCGAAGCTGGGACAAAGCGGTTTCCCATTGATGCTTCGCTCGGACTGGAACGATCAGCTGTTCCGCGTATGCCGTGAGGGGCGAGGAGAAAGCATCTGGACGTCGATGCAGTTGGGAACGGTGCTGCTGCGGATGACTGATCTTGCGGTATTCGCCGGCCACCCGGAGGACGTCGCACAGTATGAAGCTATGTACGAGACGCAGCGTAAGCTGGTCAACAGTATCGGCTGGGACGGGAGTTGGTTCCGGAGGGCGATTATGGATGATGGTCGGTTCCTCGGCAGCGATGAACACGATGAGGCCAAAATCTGGCTCAACGCCCAGACCTGGGCCACTATGTCCGGCATGGCGGACCAAGATAAGGGCCTGAAAGCAATGGATAGCGTACGCAAAATGTTGGACACAGAGCTCGGCATCAAAAAAATTCATCCTTCTATTACCACCTTTCCCGATCCTGCGGATCCTTTGACCAATTACAATAAGGGGACGGGAGAGAACGGTGCGGTATTCTGTCATGCCAACACCTGGGCAATTATAGCTGAATGCATGCTTGGTCGGGGAGATTTGGCCTATAAATATTATCGTCAGCTGCTGCCGAATGTGGCCATGGATAAGGCGGGCTTATGGCGTTACAAAGCAGAACCTTATGTCTATGCCTCCAACCTGTTCGGGCCGGAGTCAGACAAGTTTGGTCTCGCCAATGTTTCATGGTTAACAGGCACGGCTGCATGGATGTATATCGCCGCCACCCAATATATTATAGGTGTGAAGCCCGTGCTGGAAGGCTTGTCCGTTGATCCCTGTATTCCCGCAAATTGGGAAGGGTTTACGGTAAAACGGCGTTTCAGAGGCTGTGTCTATGACATCACCGTTACGAATGTCAGCAAGGTCTGCAAAGGCGTCAAAGTAATCACCGTTGATGGAGAACAGGTGGAAGGTAATGTACTTCCCCCTTATCCCGGACGTTCATCGGTCAAGGTTGAAGTTATTCTGTAG
- a CDS encoding glycoside hydrolase family 2 protein, with protein MRNLLCLNGNWNFMPLYDQPQCRRLPETINYEERKLQVPSSWRRTYPLSDGKSFGGIPEYEYAPFDLYGYPEEWDAAEAGVLHRSFRVPESMAGQRIILRLDGIMQKAVIYIDRQEVGVWEDGYLPLRLDITSRVEQEREHQLHVVCSSFDTVVLPNGMSKITGLMGSWYGRISRGIWQDVYLEGIPVLSLEDVTIRTSVREGRIEVKAVAAGSGTAGGRGPLTVRLGIWEKGVLRQFARGLEAAEDSEEPRAAAMASAGIKGEEVELLTASLTSGSEESYEVAAEPGPVLSAECIAGAVDAAAAEKLRLCENERAGEVYNASFHLDWSGARLWSPDEPFLYSAVLELLEDGEVIDRYDQVFGFREFWCEGPRFMLNGIPVNLRGDSWHFQGGLQMTEAYIRNWYRICRTAGINSIRLHAEPYPSDYVRIADEEGMLIVDETAIYGSGKSMQADHPAYVENCRQHVRRLVQRDKNHPSVILWSLQNEMRWVDGRDGFKQHMPGLIAEIRELDPTRLVIAEGDNRLLPKAYTEVESRHYNIDGTISQWDRTVPLTFGEHGGWWYICPQNSSMYNGLQAYRGTDESTAGLALKERLFVEYARRQGVSGISTFNFAHYFMRPMPEQNLTLPPSEPGTPGVKPECVPAYSLSINNGLLPEEYPLYQPNPAFAIMAEAFKPAVIIAAEYNSCFYDDKPVFRSFDVYNDTLSAQEVSMEFVIWQGNKNVHEQSFTFSQNPAEQKVVSFSWMPVSAADGERATLTAQLFHGGQLVHKLRLEYRLMSASLLSQPVNVRRRSAYWGSDLDFEHIRRLVPGCERVERSLLDDLPADYLLIVGSRMEDADGKVEVLLKAFAARGGRLLLLEQNQLSLGKLPLSRRPFFRAHAGSYLHPVLAGLGDRDLMFWHKELREEGPTPIIQAAFEKPVTGDFSLLLECSTGDFGDGGDLWSPLLEYRSGKGLFLANQLELMANLEQVPQACLLLRNLLAYAGGGDTAGAQARPAAALVRRGGQTAAFLEQLRLRYTALDNTAPLGVMQDFGLIVAEACMLEAPGAAEALRRYAEAGGQVLLLPASASQQAALARLLDRPVRVKPHEAYHLAADDVHAAVQGFSPVDLFGFDKVFLSPRDVLNRVVAADSLEIPAATVLCTSVEGTAWKDYFVHGYTAEYSRLALVELNRRNTRPSGTYLTEVKLGTGSVLCSQLLTDSGSEKALRLYSRLLANLGASFADGLLDSVKGDEEWAVETMMALPCQPHVDYEEMKAYYTDPAFSLNNLGEGLYGWMHKKERRSGNGTLQIADAGRGPWFLSCFVHTPEEWGGEGQLHRGRLRINTTASYEIYLNGALVIEPEREITLQSGLNRLIAIVRGSGGDLIIGLTFLNSDGTYMKGLEYRLTLDEVEPK; from the coding sequence ATGCGTAATCTGCTATGTCTAAACGGGAATTGGAATTTCATGCCCTTATATGATCAGCCACAATGCCGCAGGCTGCCCGAAACAATCAACTATGAGGAGCGCAAGCTTCAGGTACCTTCCAGCTGGAGGCGGACCTACCCGCTTTCGGACGGCAAATCATTCGGCGGCATCCCGGAATATGAGTATGCCCCGTTTGACCTGTACGGCTATCCGGAGGAGTGGGATGCCGCTGAAGCGGGTGTGCTGCATCGGAGCTTCCGGGTTCCAGAAAGCATGGCCGGGCAGAGGATCATATTACGGCTGGATGGTATTATGCAAAAGGCTGTGATCTATATTGACCGGCAGGAGGTTGGCGTTTGGGAAGACGGGTACCTGCCGCTGAGACTTGATATTACTTCCAGGGTAGAACAGGAACGGGAGCATCAATTGCATGTTGTCTGCAGCAGCTTCGACACCGTCGTGCTTCCAAACGGTATGTCAAAAATAACGGGGCTTATGGGCTCCTGGTATGGAAGAATCAGCCGGGGAATCTGGCAGGATGTTTATCTGGAAGGTATTCCTGTGCTGTCGCTGGAGGATGTTACGATCCGCACTTCCGTCAGGGAGGGGCGAATAGAGGTGAAGGCTGTGGCTGCCGGATCAGGAACAGCCGGGGGCAGAGGTCCGCTAACAGTAAGGCTGGGCATCTGGGAGAAAGGCGTGCTGCGGCAATTTGCCAGAGGGCTGGAAGCGGCAGAAGATTCCGAAGAGCCGAGAGCCGCAGCTATGGCTAGTGCTGGGATAAAAGGGGAAGAAGTAGAGCTGTTGACAGCCTCCTTGACGTCAGGTAGTGAGGAGAGTTACGAGGTGGCAGCCGAACCCGGGCCAGTTCTATCTGCGGAGTGTATAGCCGGAGCTGTTGATGCTGCCGCTGCGGAGAAACTTAGGCTGTGTGAGAACGAACGGGCTGGTGAAGTGTATAATGCCTCATTTCATCTGGATTGGAGCGGCGCCAGACTGTGGAGCCCGGATGAGCCGTTTTTGTATAGTGCGGTGCTGGAACTGCTCGAAGACGGGGAAGTCATCGACCGGTATGACCAAGTATTCGGTTTCCGAGAATTCTGGTGTGAAGGACCGCGGTTTATGCTGAATGGCATTCCGGTCAATCTAAGAGGCGACTCCTGGCATTTTCAGGGAGGACTTCAGATGACGGAAGCTTATATCCGCAACTGGTACCGCATCTGCCGCACCGCCGGTATTAACAGCATCCGGCTGCATGCCGAGCCTTATCCTTCCGATTATGTCCGTATCGCTGATGAAGAAGGTATGCTGATCGTCGATGAGACGGCGATTTACGGCTCGGGCAAATCGATGCAGGCGGACCATCCCGCTTATGTGGAGAACTGCCGGCAGCATGTACGCCGATTAGTGCAACGCGACAAAAACCATCCATCGGTCATTCTCTGGAGCCTGCAGAACGAAATGCGCTGGGTAGACGGACGGGATGGCTTCAAACAGCATATGCCCGGCCTGATCGCGGAGATCCGTGAACTTGATCCTACTCGTCTGGTGATCGCCGAGGGGGACAACCGGCTGCTGCCAAAAGCCTATACGGAGGTGGAAAGCCGCCATTACAATATCGACGGCACGATCAGCCAGTGGGACCGTACGGTTCCGCTGACTTTTGGGGAACACGGCGGCTGGTGGTATATTTGTCCGCAGAACAGCAGCATGTACAACGGATTGCAGGCCTACCGCGGTACGGACGAAAGCACAGCAGGGCTGGCGCTGAAGGAGCGGTTGTTTGTGGAATATGCAAGGCGGCAGGGGGTGTCCGGCATTTCCACCTTTAATTTTGCTCATTATTTCATGCGGCCGATGCCGGAGCAGAATCTTACGCTGCCGCCGTCTGAACCGGGAACGCCCGGAGTGAAGCCGGAATGTGTCCCGGCCTATTCGCTGTCTATCAACAACGGTCTGCTGCCGGAGGAATACCCCCTGTATCAGCCTAATCCGGCTTTTGCGATTATGGCTGAGGCGTTTAAACCTGCTGTGATCATTGCCGCTGAGTATAACAGCTGCTTCTATGATGATAAGCCGGTCTTCCGGAGCTTTGACGTATACAACGATACTCTGTCCGCACAGGAAGTTAGTATGGAGTTCGTAATCTGGCAGGGGAACAAGAACGTTCATGAGCAAAGCTTCACTTTCAGTCAGAATCCTGCTGAACAAAAGGTCGTTTCGTTTTCTTGGATGCCTGTTTCTGCTGCCGACGGAGAGCGGGCGACGCTGACAGCACAGTTGTTCCACGGTGGGCAGCTGGTGCACAAGCTGCGTTTGGAGTACAGGCTCATGTCCGCAAGCCTGCTGAGTCAGCCTGTGAATGTGCGGCGGAGGTCCGCCTATTGGGGGTCGGACCTCGATTTTGAGCACATTCGCCGGCTTGTTCCGGGCTGTGAAAGAGTGGAACGTTCACTACTGGACGATCTGCCAGCCGATTATCTGCTTATTGTCGGTAGCCGGATGGAGGATGCAGACGGCAAAGTGGAGGTACTGCTGAAGGCATTTGCCGCGCGGGGCGGCCGGCTGCTGCTGCTGGAGCAGAACCAGCTATCGCTGGGCAAGCTGCCGCTCTCGCGGCGGCCGTTCTTCCGTGCGCATGCCGGCAGCTACCTACATCCGGTGCTCGCTGGGTTGGGTGACAGGGATCTGATGTTCTGGCATAAAGAGCTGCGCGAAGAGGGGCCGACACCGATTATTCAGGCCGCCTTTGAGAAGCCGGTAACAGGCGACTTCTCACTGCTGCTGGAATGCAGCACGGGCGATTTCGGAGACGGCGGCGATCTGTGGTCTCCGCTGCTGGAATACCGCAGCGGAAAGGGCCTGTTCCTGGCCAATCAGCTGGAGCTGATGGCCAATCTGGAGCAGGTTCCGCAGGCTTGCCTGCTACTGCGGAACCTGCTGGCCTACGCCGGCGGCGGGGACACCGCCGGAGCTCAGGCCCGGCCCGCGGCTGCGCTGGTGCGCCGCGGCGGGCAGACCGCAGCGTTCCTTGAACAGCTGCGGCTGCGGTATACGGCGCTGGATAACACAGCGCCGCTCGGGGTCATGCAGGACTTCGGCCTGATCGTGGCCGAAGCCTGCATGCTGGAAGCGCCGGGAGCTGCCGAGGCGCTCCGGCGTTACGCTGAAGCCGGCGGGCAGGTGCTGCTCCTGCCGGCTTCGGCAAGCCAGCAAGCGGCGCTTGCCCGCCTGCTGGACCGCCCCGTGCGCGTGAAGCCGCACGAGGCGTATCACTTGGCGGCGGACGATGTCCATGCCGCCGTGCAGGGGTTCAGCCCGGTCGACCTGTTCGGCTTCGACAAGGTATTTCTGTCGCCGCGGGATGTACTTAACCGGGTGGTGGCTGCGGACAGCCTGGAGATACCGGCCGCAACAGTTCTCTGCACGAGCGTTGAAGGTACCGCCTGGAAGGATTATTTCGTCCATGGCTACACGGCGGAATACAGCCGTCTCGCATTGGTGGAGCTGAACCGCAGAAATACGCGTCCATCGGGAACCTACCTGACCGAAGTCAAGCTGGGAACAGGCTCTGTGCTTTGCTCCCAGCTGCTGACGGACTCCGGAAGTGAGAAGGCACTCCGCCTGTATTCCCGTTTGCTCGCTAATCTAGGCGCGTCATTTGCCGACGGCTTGCTGGACAGTGTGAAGGGAGATGAGGAGTGGGCCGTGGAAACTATGATGGCCCTGCCTTGTCAGCCCCATGTTGATTATGAGGAGATGAAGGCGTACTACACCGATCCGGCGTTTTCTTTGAATAATCTGGGCGAAGGCCTTTACGGCTGGATGCACAAGAAAGAGCGGCGTTCCGGCAACGGTACTTTGCAAATAGCGGATGCGGGAAGAGGTCCGTGGTTTCTAAGCTGCTTTGTGCATACGCCGGAGGAATGGGGGGGAGAGGGACAGCTACACCGGGGGAGGCTGCGTATCAACACAACCGCCTCTTATGAGATTTATTTGAACGGTGCTCTGGTGATAGAGCCAGAGCGGGAGATTACGCTGCAGAGCGGACTCAACCGGCTGATTGCGATAGTTCGGGGAAGCGGCGGTGACCTCATAATTGGTCTGACCTTTCTGAATTCTGACGGCACTTATATGAAGGGCCTGGAATACCGGCTGACCCTTGACGAGGTCGAGCCGAAATAA
- a CDS encoding aldo/keto reductase: MVKKISVANGVLDVSQISLGCMRIADLSAKEADTHVHSALELGIDFFDHADIYADGKAEEVFAGVLQNNPGMREKMLIQTKCGIRKGYFDFSKEHILQSVEGSLKRLKTDYIDVLLLHRPDTLFEPEEVAEAFDILESKGLVKHFGVSNQNPLQIELLKKNVKQPLLFNQLQLSIMFTGMIDTGFNVNMTNSGSVVHDGGILEYSRLHDMTIQPWSPFQYGFFEGVFLDNDKFPELNEVINRLAAEKEVTNTAIAIAWILRHPANMQPVVGTTNTQRLRDIAKASDITLTRPEWYEIYRAAGNLLP, encoded by the coding sequence ATGGTTAAAAAAATTAGTGTAGCGAATGGTGTACTAGACGTATCCCAAATTTCGCTTGGCTGTATGCGGATCGCGGATTTGTCTGCAAAAGAGGCTGATACACATGTACATAGTGCGTTGGAGCTCGGAATAGACTTCTTTGATCATGCTGACATTTACGCAGACGGCAAAGCTGAAGAAGTATTCGCAGGAGTACTTCAGAATAATCCTGGTATGCGTGAAAAAATGCTGATCCAAACCAAATGCGGAATCCGCAAGGGCTATTTTGATTTCTCTAAAGAGCATATTCTCCAATCCGTGGAGGGCAGCCTTAAACGCTTAAAGACCGATTATATCGATGTGCTCCTGCTTCATCGACCCGACACGCTGTTCGAACCTGAAGAGGTGGCTGAGGCTTTTGACATTCTGGAGAGCAAAGGATTGGTCAAGCATTTTGGGGTGAGCAACCAAAACCCGCTGCAAATCGAGCTACTCAAGAAAAATGTTAAACAACCACTCCTGTTCAACCAGCTGCAATTGAGTATAATGTTTACGGGTATGATTGATACCGGCTTCAATGTAAATATGACTAACTCCGGTTCGGTTGTCCATGATGGCGGGATTTTGGAGTACAGCCGTCTACATGACATGACCATTCAGCCATGGTCACCTTTCCAATACGGCTTCTTTGAGGGTGTGTTCTTGGATAACGACAAGTTCCCTGAATTGAATGAGGTCATTAACCGCCTAGCTGCTGAAAAAGAGGTGACCAATACTGCTATTGCCATCGCCTGGATTCTCAGACATCCGGCAAATATGCAGCCTGTTGTCGGTACAACCAATACGCAGCGATTGCGGGATATTGCCAAGGCTTCTGATATTACGCTCACCCGACCAGAATGGTATGAAATATACCGAGCTGCCGGCAATTTACTTCCATAA
- a CDS encoding AraC family transcriptional regulator, with protein MNRNDHLPQRFKPNLFMYNYKYENEEAHWFHAHRGIEILYIYTGRGEIMAENQTYPIRDHTLVWFQPYQLHRVMVPPTPNRSYIRTNLTFDPSLLEQYLSVFPLMEKFFRRMWKGSLQMPVFYDLQDTLIPDLLEELDYSTNNSAAGTEENIGFLMLQLIRLLQKHMSGDLTEVSPLHSRGGSHAERITEWLDEHYKEPFSLEVLAAAMHLSPYHISHLFKEFAGITLSEYLMQRRVREACILLANTTKPVKEIAAEVGHLSPSYFSQMFKNNKGISPEKYRRSIR; from the coding sequence ATGAACAGGAACGATCATTTACCCCAAAGATTTAAACCTAATTTATTTATGTACAATTATAAATATGAAAATGAGGAAGCCCATTGGTTTCACGCACATCGGGGAATTGAAATACTATATATTTACACCGGCCGCGGGGAAATCATGGCAGAGAATCAAACCTACCCTATCCGGGATCATACACTGGTCTGGTTTCAGCCCTATCAGCTGCACCGTGTGATGGTTCCTCCGACACCCAACCGTTCATATATCCGGACGAATCTGACCTTTGACCCCAGTCTTCTAGAGCAGTACCTCTCCGTTTTTCCTTTAATGGAGAAGTTTTTCCGCAGGATGTGGAAGGGCAGCCTTCAGATGCCGGTTTTCTATGATTTGCAGGACACCCTGATTCCTGATTTGCTGGAGGAATTAGATTATTCCACAAATAACTCTGCAGCTGGCACAGAAGAAAATATCGGATTTCTGATGCTTCAGCTGATTCGTCTGCTTCAAAAACACATGTCAGGTGACTTGACCGAAGTTAGCCCGCTACATTCGCGTGGAGGTTCACATGCTGAGCGTATCACCGAATGGCTTGATGAGCATTACAAAGAACCCTTCAGCCTCGAAGTGCTGGCTGCCGCGATGCACCTGTCACCCTATCATATTTCGCATTTGTTCAAGGAATTTGCAGGCATCACGCTGTCCGAATATCTGATGCAGCGGCGTGTAAGAGAAGCTTGTATACTGCTTGCCAATACCACTAAACCCGTTAAAGAGATTGCGGCAGAAGTGGGCCATCTTTCCCCTTCATATTTCAGTCAGATGTTCAAAAACAATAAAGGGATTTCACCCGAAAAATACAGAAGGAGCATCCGCTAA
- a CDS encoding glycoside hydrolase family 88 protein has protein sequence MNWKSAIEHTLSTTRLNIKHFGDSFPIVSLGDGKYHLTDHTGWTEGFWSGILWLSYEYSKDPEIHAAAIQTVDSFKKRMEAEQELDHHDIGFLYSLSAKARWIVDKDEESRLLALQAADILMKRWRSVPQLFQAWGPEGDHDNGARIIIDCLMNLPLLYWATEQTGDSSYADYAKIHAEKSRRFLVRGDDSSFHTFYFDQLTGNAIRGGTAQGYQDGSTWTRGQAWGVYGFALAYRYFKEPHYLETSIRMARYFWEHLPNDHVAYWDFDLPQEDSTPRDSSASAIFVCGLLELLEHLPEDDPQRALFGEAAEKSMDSLLNRYFTAGSPSEEGFLRHGSYSVRGNSSPDDFMIWGDYFFLEALLRLQKGVPGYWYEH, from the coding sequence ATGAACTGGAAATCGGCGATTGAACACACGCTCTCCACCACCCGTCTTAACATTAAGCACTTTGGTGACTCTTTTCCAATTGTAAGCCTGGGAGACGGCAAATATCATTTAACTGACCATACCGGCTGGACGGAAGGGTTCTGGTCAGGTATTTTGTGGCTGAGCTATGAATACAGCAAAGACCCGGAGATTCACGCCGCAGCCATCCAAACGGTTGATTCTTTCAAGAAGCGCATGGAAGCGGAACAGGAGCTCGATCACCATGACATCGGCTTTCTGTATTCGCTGTCCGCCAAGGCCCGCTGGATCGTTGATAAGGATGAAGAATCGCGTCTGCTGGCGTTGCAGGCAGCAGACATTCTAATGAAACGCTGGCGCTCTGTCCCGCAGCTGTTTCAAGCCTGGGGACCGGAAGGCGATCATGATAACGGAGCCCGGATTATTATTGACTGCCTGATGAATCTTCCGCTGCTCTATTGGGCAACCGAGCAGACCGGAGACAGCAGCTATGCGGATTACGCGAAGATTCATGCCGAGAAGAGCCGACGCTTCCTGGTGAGAGGAGATGATTCCTCCTTTCATACTTTTTATTTCGACCAACTGACGGGCAATGCCATCCGTGGAGGAACCGCACAGGGCTATCAGGATGGTTCAACTTGGACACGGGGACAGGCTTGGGGTGTCTATGGCTTTGCCTTAGCCTACCGCTATTTCAAAGAGCCGCATTATCTGGAAACCTCCATAAGAATGGCCCGATATTTTTGGGAGCATCTTCCTAATGATCATGTTGCGTATTGGGATTTCGATTTGCCGCAGGAGGATTCCACGCCCCGCGACAGTTCGGCTTCCGCCATCTTTGTGTGCGGACTCCTGGAGTTGCTGGAACATTTGCCGGAGGATGACCCGCAGCGGGCATTGTTTGGTGAGGCCGCAGAGAAGTCTATGGACTCCCTGTTGAACCGCTACTTTACCGCAGGCAGTCCATCTGAAGAGGGTTTCCTGCGGCATGGCTCCTATTCTGTCAGAGGAAATTCATCTCCCGATGATTTCATGATCTGGGGTGACTATTTCTTTTTGGAAGCGCTGCTGCGTCTGCAGAAAGGTGTTCCGGGATATTGGTATGAGCACTAA
- a CDS encoding ABC transporter substrate-binding protein, producing MKKRLFGVLASVLLVASVLSGCGGNNNGGNSNAGKGAEGSGAESTQSAAPESGNAGELKPVELTWYYPLSQLQADQEKVQEEVNKIVKAKINATVKLMPVAIGDYVQKMNTVLAAGEKFDILWTGYMLKPEELVRKGAIQPMDALLDEYAPELKADVPQVMWDGLSVDGEIYGIPNQQINGSRYGFIIQKRFADKYNLDTASIKKIADIEPFLAQIKQNEPDIIPFGLFGTSFINPQSHDDKYWVVPGLDDHFYIKTDDPTYTLQRYPEEELDNFRLASKWYKEGYIYKDAATEKMNDYLVKGQIAVDFNVTLKPGVEAEVKAKNGGNEVITVPLSDWFSNGYSATTNQSISRTAPNPERAMMFLNLVNTDKELYNLLCNGVAGEHYEKTNGEYIKALADSRYLPNMDWVFGSVFNSYLKEGQPENVWEETKKINSNSEVNPVGAFKFNSEPVNTEIANLNAVWGEYKRGLVTGTLDFEETWPALYGKLKEAGEEKYVAEVTKQFEQFLKDKGLKK from the coding sequence ATGAAAAAGAGGCTGTTTGGAGTTTTGGCATCCGTATTGCTCGTTGCATCCGTGTTGTCAGGCTGCGGAGGGAACAATAACGGTGGCAACAGTAATGCCGGGAAAGGCGCGGAAGGAAGCGGAGCGGAAAGCACACAAAGCGCGGCTCCGGAATCAGGAAACGCAGGCGAGCTAAAGCCGGTTGAATTGACCTGGTATTATCCGCTGTCACAGCTTCAGGCCGACCAGGAGAAGGTACAGGAGGAAGTTAACAAAATCGTGAAGGCGAAGATTAATGCCACAGTCAAGCTAATGCCTGTTGCGATCGGAGATTATGTGCAGAAGATGAACACGGTGCTGGCGGCGGGGGAGAAGTTCGACATTCTCTGGACCGGCTATATGCTGAAGCCGGAAGAGCTGGTGCGCAAAGGAGCCATCCAGCCGATGGATGCTCTGCTTGATGAATACGCACCGGAGCTGAAGGCGGATGTACCGCAGGTGATGTGGGACGGTCTTTCGGTCGACGGAGAAATTTACGGTATCCCGAATCAGCAGATCAACGGCTCCCGTTACGGATTTATCATCCAGAAACGTTTTGCTGACAAGTATAATCTTGATACCGCTTCCATTAAGAAAATTGCAGATATTGAACCGTTCTTGGCCCAAATCAAGCAAAATGAACCGGACATTATTCCATTTGGTTTATTCGGCACTTCTTTCATCAATCCTCAGTCACATGACGACAAGTACTGGGTAGTTCCGGGACTAGATGACCATTTCTATATCAAAACAGATGATCCTACCTACACACTGCAGCGTTATCCGGAAGAAGAGCTGGACAATTTCCGACTGGCCAGCAAATGGTATAAGGAAGGTTATATTTATAAAGATGCAGCTACGGAAAAAATGAATGATTATCTCGTCAAAGGCCAAATCGCAGTCGATTTCAACGTTACACTAAAGCCCGGTGTGGAAGCTGAAGTCAAGGCCAAAAACGGCGGCAATGAGGTTATTACAGTTCCGCTCAGCGACTGGTTCTCCAACGGCTATTCGGCTACGACCAACCAATCGATCAGCCGGACTGCTCCTAATCCGGAACGTGCGATGATGTTCCTCAATCTGGTGAATACCGATAAGGAGCTGTACAATCTGCTCTGCAACGGCGTAGCTGGTGAACACTATGAGAAGACCAATGGTGAATACATCAAGGCTCTGGCAGATTCCCGTTATCTGCCGAATATGGACTGGGTTTTTGGGAGCGTATTCAATTCTTATCTGAAAGAGGGACAGCCGGAAAACGTCTGGGAAGAAACTAAAAAGATCAATTCCAATTCAGAGGTCAATCCTGTCGGCGCCTTCAAGTTCAATTCCGAGCCGGTGAATACGGAGATCGCCAACCTTAACGCTGTCTGGGGTGAATACAAACGGGGACTGGTTACTGGAACACTCGATTTCGAAGAAACCTGGCCTGCACTTTACGGCAAGCTGAAGGAAGCGGGTGAAGAAAAATACGTAGCGGAAGTAACCAAACAATTCGAGCAGTTCCTTAAAGATAAAGGATTGAAGAAGTAA